The genomic interval ATAGATTCTCTCCGATGCAAAATGTCCAACATCAATAATAGCTATATCTTCCTCCATCGCATCTAAAGCGTCATGATGTTTTAGGTCACCTGTTATTAAAAGTTTTACACCCTTATCCTTACACTTTTTCCAATAAGTAGCACCTGAGCCAGCCACAACTGCAAATTTATCGATATTATTTAATTTTTTTAAATTTCCATTATATCTTAAGATATTAATATTAAATATCTCCTTTAACTTTTCTAAAAATGTTTTTACGTCTATACTTTTACTATATTCACATATCCTACCAATCCCGTAAGGTATTTCATTTTCAAGCTTGTAAACATCATATGCCATCTCTTCATAAGGGTGAGCCTTCCTTACCTCTTCTATTAAATTTAATAAGTTTTCCTCTATAACAATTGTTTCCATCTTAAATTCATTAACATGTTCAAGTTTACCCTTCTCTCCTATAAAGGGTTTTGTCCCTTCCTGTGGTTCAAAGGTCCCTGTTCCATAAACTGAAAAACTACATTTTTTATAATTTCCTATAGATCCACCACCTGCTCTATCAATTGCTTCAATCATTGAGGATTCATAACCTTTTGGGGCATATACAACAAATTTGTACAATTTTTTACTTCCTATTTTATCTAAAGTATCTATTCTCTTGGCACCTAAAGAATCACATATATAATCTGATAGACCATAATCAGCTAAGTCAAAATTTGTATGATATGATAAAATTGCAAGCTTATTTTGAATAGCTATTCCAACCTTATTAAATCCAGGATGTCCAAAATTTAATGACTTAAATGATCCAAAAAAAAGAGGGTGATGAGTTATTAATAACTCACACCCCCTTGAAACTGCTTCTTTAATAGCCTTAGCAGTGGGATCCAGTGCTAAGGCTACCTTGCATATCTTTTCATCTCCAAAATATATTTGCTTACCTGAATTATCCCATTCAAATTGCCTATTTAGTGGTGATATATGTTTTTCCAAAAAAGATATAATCTCAAGAATACTCGTCAATTTTAAGCTCTCATAAAAAAAAATGGGCCAACCAGGATTTGAACCTGGGACCTACCGGTTATGAGCCGGTGGCTCTTCCTAGCTGAGCTATTGGCCCTTTAACTAAAGATAATATATAAAACTTTTTATTTGTATAGTCAATCAATAATCTATAAAAGTTTTTAATATTCTACTCCTAACAGGATGTCTAAGCTTTCTAATAGCTTTGGCTTCGATTTGTCTTATCCTTTCTCTAGTAACATTAAATATCTTTCCCACTTCTTCCAATGTATTATCTGATGGACAATCAATACCAAACCTAAGACGAAGAACACTTGCTTCTCTTGGGGATAATGTATCCAATATCTCCCTAGCATGCTCCTTTAATTTATTGTATGAAA from Deferribacterota bacterium carries:
- a CDS encoding Nif3-like dinuclear metal center hexameric protein — protein: MTSILEIISFLEKHISPLNRQFEWDNSGKQIYFGDEKICKVALALDPTAKAIKEAVSRGCELLITHHPLFFGSFKSLNFGHPGFNKVGIAIQNKLAILSYHTNFDLADYGLSDYICDSLGAKRIDTLDKIGSKKLYKFVVYAPKGYESSMIEAIDRAGGGSIGNYKKCSFSVYGTGTFEPQEGTKPFIGEKGKLEHVNEFKMETIVIEENLLNLIEEVRKAHPYEEMAYDVYKLENEIPYGIGRICEYSKSIDVKTFLEKLKEIFNINILRYNGNLKKLNNIDKFAVVAGSGATYWKKCKDKGVKLLITGDLKHHDALDAMEEDIAIIDVGHFASERIYLNYLSKVLKENFDIEIILLAEDDPINYV